A stretch of the Clostridium fungisolvens genome encodes the following:
- a CDS encoding DUF3794 domain-containing protein produces MASFVSNLIEYSGIADVLPIAPHAFKQFNVQKNVCLPIAKPDIEQLTKIMAEVVIISTRVIKTPVATSLEGQILTGFKLIVEGEVRQKVEYVADEPTQTVHAAHFNIPFSTFIVLPATYVQDTPLVVTGYIEDIYAKQIDERCIFKNITILLTAD; encoded by the coding sequence ATGGCAAGTTTCGTTAGCAACCTTATTGAGTATTCAGGAATAGCAGATGTTCTCCCTATAGCCCCTCATGCCTTTAAACAATTTAATGTTCAAAAAAACGTTTGTCTTCCTATAGCAAAACCAGACATAGAGCAACTTACTAAGATAATGGCAGAAGTTGTTATCATAAGTACAAGAGTTATAAAAACTCCTGTAGCAACATCACTAGAAGGGCAAATCTTAACAGGCTTTAAACTAATAGTTGAAGGAGAAGTAAGACAAAAGGTCGAATACGTTGCCGATGAGCCTACTCAAACAGTTCATGCTGCACATTTTAATATACCATTTAGTACATTCATAGTTTTACCTGCTACTTATGTACAGGATACTCCACTAGTTGTTACAGGATATATTGAAGATATATATGCTAAGCAAATAGATGAGCGATGTATCTTCAAAAATATAACTATTCTTCTAACAGCAGACTAA
- a CDS encoding GNAT family N-acetyltransferase, which translates to MINIFLNDKSQIIIREANKRDAKEMIDFYNVVGGETDFLSFGKNEFIRELKDYENYIEGVYKEENSIIFLATIEDKIVGIASINSNQKARTKHVGVLGIVVAKDFCGLGLGSKIIEHLIKWAKENKVTKKITLVTREDNTNAIRLYEKFGFEVEGLMKADNYIDGVYYNTLMMSLMI; encoded by the coding sequence GTGATAAATATATTTTTAAATGACAAAAGTCAAATTATTATCAGAGAAGCTAATAAGAGAGATGCGAAGGAAATGATTGATTTTTATAATGTTGTAGGAGGAGAAACAGATTTTCTTTCATTTGGGAAAAATGAGTTTATAAGAGAATTGAAAGACTACGAGAATTATATTGAAGGTGTGTATAAAGAAGAAAACTCTATAATATTTTTAGCTACTATTGAGGACAAAATTGTAGGTATAGCATCAATTAACTCTAACCAAAAAGCAAGAACTAAACATGTAGGAGTTTTAGGAATAGTTGTAGCTAAAGATTTTTGTGGCTTAGGATTAGGTAGTAAAATCATAGAGCACCTGATAAAGTGGGCTAAAGAAAATAAAGTTACTAAAAAAATAACCCTTGTAACTAGGGAAGATAATACAAATGCTATAAGATTATATGAAAAGTTTGGTTTTGAAGTAGAAGGACTTATGAAAGCTGATAACTATATAGATGGAGTTTATTACAATACACTAATGATGAGCTTGATGATTTAA
- a CDS encoding TetR/AcrR family transcriptional regulator: MSPRVNLDLSTILKIAADIANTEGIDAVTMIELSKRLNVKSPSLYNHVSGMSELKVNLAIYGMEQLYELLVRATIGKSKDEAIRSLSAAYVSFVRQYPGLYNAIIFAPNTENDKFKIAADKIVDLLLLVLNSYNLEKEDQIHIVRGLRSMLHGFASLEQTGGFAMPFDVDESLTIMVDIFITGIHSIKNRK; encoded by the coding sequence ATGTCACCTAGGGTAAATCTTGATTTAAGTACTATTCTAAAAATAGCTGCAGATATAGCCAACACAGAAGGAATCGATGCGGTAACAATGATAGAGTTATCAAAAAGATTAAATGTAAAGTCACCTTCTCTATATAATCATGTTAGTGGAATGAGTGAACTTAAAGTTAATTTAGCTATATACGGTATGGAACAGTTATATGAATTACTAGTTAGAGCTACTATTGGTAAATCAAAAGATGAAGCTATCCGCAGTTTATCAGCAGCGTATGTTTCTTTTGTAAGACAATACCCCGGACTATATAATGCAATAATCTTTGCTCCTAACACTGAAAATGATAAATTTAAAATTGCAGCAGACAAGATTGTAGATTTGCTATTATTAGTCCTAAATTCATATAATTTAGAAAAGGAAGATCAAATTCATATAGTGAGAGGACTAAGAAGTATGCTTCATGGCTTTGCTTCATTGGAACAAACCGGTGGCTTTGCAATGCCGTTTGATGTAGATGAAAGTCTAACTATAATGGTTGATATATTTATTACAGGAATACACTCTATCAAGAATAGAAAATAA
- a CDS encoding MBL fold metallo-hydrolase — translation MKLTQIGMIYQLTFFPRIFPVNVYIVEEKTSLTLIDAGIPINLKGILRTADKIGKPIERIVLTHAHSDHIGSLQTLKQALPNAKVYISKRENPILLGDLSLNPNEPQAPIKGGVPKKSIMSADVLLEDGDAIESLTSIYAPGHTPGMMAFLDRRSNSLIVGDAFQLRGGIAVAGKLVPTFPFPSLSTWSKELAIQSAEKLLQYEPTLLATGHGTMLKNPVDAMKKAIQDAKIAINK, via the coding sequence ATGAAACTAACTCAGATAGGTATGATTTATCAGTTGACTTTCTTTCCTCGTATTTTTCCTGTAAATGTATATATTGTAGAAGAAAAAACTAGCCTTACATTGATAGATGCTGGAATTCCAATTAATTTAAAGGGAATATTAAGAACTGCAGATAAAATAGGTAAACCTATTGAACGAATAGTTTTAACCCATGCTCATAGTGATCATATAGGTTCATTACAAACTCTTAAACAAGCTTTACCTAATGCTAAAGTATATATTTCTAAACGAGAAAATCCAATTTTGTTGGGAGACTTATCACTTAATCCTAATGAACCTCAAGCACCTATTAAAGGTGGGGTTCCTAAAAAAAGTATTATGAGTGCCGATGTATTACTAGAAGATGGAGATGCTATAGAATCATTAACCTCAATTTACGCTCCTGGTCATACTCCTGGAATGATGGCTTTTTTAGACAGAAGAAGTAATTCACTTATTGTAGGCGATGCCTTTCAGCTTAGAGGTGGTATAGCCGTAGCTGGTAAGCTAGTACCTACATTCCCTTTTCCTAGTCTATCCACATGGAGTAAAGAACTTGCTATACAAAGCGCAGAAAAACTGCTGCAATATGAACCAACTTTATTAGCCACTGGTCATGGAACAATGCTTAAAAATCCTGTAGATGCTATGAAAAAAGCTATACAGGATGCTAAAATAGCAATAAATAAATAA
- a CDS encoding 5-bromo-4-chloroindolyl phosphate hydrolysis family protein produces MSKLDFSDLEREIKDTVKSALDSIDIDINNLKQDFNNKAEDTINEVKENVKTKSQKFNDKMNDKAQKFNDKMKNKSEKFNDKMKYKVQNQYKNVTDIVTKDQKEMQKYISKKPVGRVSGVVYMTLGITGSVLFGVQTAVYAAFISVLGKFLIANLVGLGVVASFFIISMIMTFKGISLRKRVRRFRKYISCLGSNSYCNIEKLAKVIGEKERFVIKDLRKMIELGMFTQGHLDDNNTLLMISNEVYDNYLEAQKAYKRRKEEELRNEKKEQEEEKINDLQDEQLKSTLEIGNNYIEQIKKLNDAIHEEKISTKLGRLQDIVGQILSFVENNPKKLPAVSKFIRHYLPMTIKLISTYNELNDQAVQGENIKKSKVEIENTIDTVNDAFEKLLDDLFEDVALDISTDISVLQTLFTQEGLTKNDFKK; encoded by the coding sequence ATGAGTAAACTTGATTTTTCAGATCTAGAACGTGAAATTAAAGATACAGTTAAAAGTGCATTGGATTCCATAGATATAGATATCAATAATCTGAAGCAGGATTTTAATAATAAAGCAGAAGATACCATAAATGAAGTGAAAGAAAACGTGAAGACTAAATCTCAGAAATTTAATGATAAAATGAATGATAAAGCTCAGAAATTTAATGATAAGATGAAGAATAAATCTGAAAAATTTAATGATAAAATGAAATATAAGGTACAAAATCAATATAAAAACGTTACTGATATTGTTACTAAAGACCAAAAAGAGATGCAAAAATATATAAGTAAGAAACCGGTAGGACGTGTATCTGGGGTAGTTTACATGACTTTGGGTATTACAGGAAGCGTGTTATTTGGTGTTCAAACGGCAGTATATGCAGCCTTTATTTCTGTTTTAGGTAAGTTCTTAATAGCAAATCTTGTAGGCCTTGGAGTGGTAGCATCATTTTTTATAATAAGTATGATAATGACGTTTAAAGGTATAAGCTTAAGGAAAAGAGTGAGACGTTTTAGAAAATATATAAGTTGTCTTGGAAGTAATAGCTATTGCAATATTGAAAAATTGGCTAAAGTTATTGGTGAAAAAGAAAGGTTTGTTATTAAAGATTTAAGGAAGATGATTGAACTTGGTATGTTTACTCAAGGTCATTTAGATGATAATAATACATTGCTTATGATAAGTAATGAAGTTTACGATAATTATCTAGAAGCACAGAAGGCTTATAAGAGACGTAAAGAAGAAGAACTTAGAAATGAGAAAAAAGAACAAGAAGAAGAAAAAATAAATGATCTACAAGATGAACAATTGAAGAGTACACTTGAAATTGGGAATAATTATATTGAGCAGATAAAGAAGTTGAATGATGCTATACATGAAGAAAAAATTTCTACTAAATTAGGTAGGCTTCAGGATATTGTTGGGCAAATACTTAGCTTTGTAGAGAATAATCCTAAGAAGTTGCCAGCGGTTAGTAAGTTTATAAGACACTATCTGCCAATGACGATTAAATTGATCAGTACGTATAACGAGTTAAACGATCAAGCTGTACAAGGAGAAAATATTAAAAAGTCTAAAGTTGAGATTGAAAATACAATAGATACTGTTAATGATGCTTTTGAGAAGCTTCTGGATGATTTGTTTGAAGATGTTGCTTTAGATATTTCTACTGATATATCTGTACTACAAACACTTTTTACACAAGAAGGATTAACGAAAAATGATTTCAAGAAATAG
- a CDS encoding toxic anion resistance protein produces MNDELKENINITPSLTFDPFEENVTTTKVQEEKKKNDLIDESYLTDEEKKMVYDFVEKIDITNSNSILQYGVGAQKKIADFSETALNNIKMKELGEIGEMLTNVVGELKSFEDEEDKKGFFGFFKKTSEKITRVRAKYEKVEANINKICNQLESHQIQLLKDIAMLDKMYEINKVYFKELSMYIFAGKKKLEKLEKEELPLLVDRATKSGLPEDAQATNDFVSLCNRFEKKIHDLELTRMISLQMAPQIRLVQNNDSLMSEKIQSTIVNTIPLWKSQIVLALGVAHSTNAARVQNEVTNMTNELLRKNAETLKMSTIETAKESERGIVDIETLRATNESLISTLDEVLRIQTEGRQKRKEAEVELQSIEEQLKNKLLSLRN; encoded by the coding sequence GTGAATGATGAACTAAAAGAAAATATCAATATTACACCGAGTCTAACTTTTGACCCTTTTGAAGAGAATGTCACTACAACTAAAGTTCAAGAAGAAAAAAAGAAGAATGATTTGATTGATGAAAGTTATCTTACAGATGAAGAAAAGAAAATGGTCTATGACTTTGTGGAGAAGATTGATATAACAAATTCTAACTCTATACTTCAATATGGAGTGGGAGCACAAAAGAAAATTGCAGATTTTTCTGAAACAGCCTTAAACAATATCAAGATGAAGGAATTAGGTGAGATAGGTGAAATGCTCACTAATGTGGTAGGTGAACTAAAGAGTTTTGAAGATGAAGAGGATAAAAAGGGCTTTTTTGGCTTCTTTAAGAAAACTTCAGAGAAGATAACCAGGGTGAGAGCAAAATATGAGAAGGTAGAAGCAAACATAAATAAGATTTGTAATCAGCTTGAAAGTCACCAGATCCAACTTCTGAAAGATATTGCTATGCTTGATAAAATGTATGAGATAAACAAGGTGTACTTTAAAGAGCTTTCTATGTATATATTTGCAGGAAAGAAAAAACTTGAAAAGTTGGAGAAGGAAGAACTTCCGTTGTTAGTAGATAGAGCAACGAAATCAGGCCTTCCAGAAGATGCTCAAGCGACTAATGATTTCGTATCTCTTTGTAATCGCTTTGAAAAGAAGATTCATGATCTGGAGTTAACTAGAATGATATCACTTCAGATGGCTCCGCAGATTCGTCTTGTTCAAAATAATGATTCTTTAATGTCAGAGAAAATACAATCTACAATAGTGAATACAATACCACTTTGGAAAAGTCAAATTGTTTTGGCTCTTGGGGTTGCACATTCTACTAATGCTGCGAGAGTACAAAATGAAGTTACTAATATGACTAATGAACTACTTAGAAAAAACGCAGAGACTCTTAAGATGTCAACTATAGAGACAGCTAAAGAATCAGAAAGAGGGATTGTAGATATCGAAACACTTCGTGCTACAAATGAATCTTTAATTTCCACTCTAGATGAGGTGCTTCGAATACAAACAGAAGGTCGTCAAAAGCGTAAGGAAGCGGAAGTGGAATTACAAAGTATTGAAGAGCAGTTAAAGAATAAACTCTTGAGTCTTAGAAATTAA
- a CDS encoding copper homeostasis protein CutC, whose product MGNRILIEVCCGSVDDAIEAERGGADRVELNSNVMYGGLTPSAGAILEAKERLNIPVVVMIRPREGGFCYTEEEFRVMEKDVKVALQCGADGIVFGILKEDGRIDIERCKRIVELAGDKEVIFHRAIDVVPDVFEALDILMELGVKRVLTKAQENTIEDGYELLTKIIDHCGDRLEILPGGIKLHNVEEYAPKLGCNQIHIASFIEQTDPSAKQKPHVFFGNASKNAEHKYNLINQEFVRKIRDAVDKI is encoded by the coding sequence ATGGGAAACAGAATTTTAATAGAAGTTTGTTGTGGTTCAGTTGATGATGCTATAGAAGCAGAAAGAGGCGGGGCTGACAGAGTAGAACTAAATTCTAATGTAATGTATGGAGGACTCACTCCTTCTGCTGGAGCTATACTTGAGGCTAAGGAAAGACTTAATATACCTGTAGTAGTAATGATAAGGCCTAGAGAAGGTGGATTTTGTTATACTGAAGAAGAATTTAGAGTAATGGAAAAGGATGTTAAAGTAGCACTACAGTGTGGAGCTGATGGTATAGTTTTCGGTATATTGAAAGAAGATGGAAGAATAGATATTGAAAGATGCAAAAGAATTGTTGAATTAGCAGGAGATAAGGAAGTTATTTTTCATAGAGCTATCGATGTTGTACCTGATGTGTTTGAAGCATTAGATATACTTATGGAATTAGGAGTTAAGAGAGTACTTACAAAGGCACAAGAGAATACCATTGAAGACGGGTATGAGCTACTCACAAAAATCATTGATCACTGTGGTGATAGGTTAGAAATCCTACCTGGTGGGATAAAGCTTCATAATGTAGAAGAATATGCACCAAAGCTTGGTTGTAATCAAATACATATTGCTTCATTTATCGAACAAACTGATCCATCAGCAAAACAAAAGCCACACGTGTTTTTCGGAAATGCTTCTAAGAATGCAGAGCATAAATATAATCTTATTAACCAAGAGTTTGTAAGGAAAATAAGAGATGCTGTAGATAAAATATAA
- a CDS encoding glycoside hydrolase family 65 protein, with amino-acid sequence MNLWEVELGQYNKNDIKKYETIFVLANGYKGLRGSLEFSTLGNRGNFVAGVFDKGQAQVTEIVNCQDPLGFNIYIDNELVNMEECSVDSFKRVLNMKEAILSAELVVTTKSGKTIEINSERYVSKRNVHRWASKYEITPKNFSGKVFIENYIDGSITNSSNDVMNRTKHLGIIQAYDIRPGIALETRTIDKKIGIIELTRLIGENLKGNIFKARRYSQLGEKVVEVYETFMRAGNTETIYKYGTTYTDRDTDEKLYYSALEELNNFVLEGYETEKTSHSDAWDEVWKDIDIQIQGDDKAQVGIRFNLFQLAASAYEGDQKVSIAAKALHGEGYKGHVFWDTEVFMLPFFIYTRPKAAKALLMYRYNTLDGARENARLSGYKGARFPWEAADDGTEVTPKWGFDYEGNAVRIWTGDEEFHINSDIAFGITEYFRVTGDEDFLINFGVEMLLDTAKFWESRVEYNKEEDRYEINSVIGPDEFHEHVNNNVFTNYLAKWNIDKALYFKEWLNGKDENKLKILCNQLCVNEEDFEKWVDISRKIYIPKSEDGTIIEQFQGFFDLDYLPITEYDQNSMPIWPKGVKLDRLGDTQLIKQADVVQLMLMLPEEFSYDIKKANYEYYEKRTMHKSSLSPSMYSILGLAVGDTNNAYKYFMKTVYTDLEDNQGNTDFGLHGASTGGSWQSVVFGFAGLSIGLDGNLKLRPWIPSNWDKLCFGVNWRNSKLQFSIYQDVVEVYSTGENSISVNDRIYKISKNSTVVIKK; translated from the coding sequence ATGAATTTATGGGAGGTAGAGTTAGGCCAATATAATAAAAATGATATCAAGAAATACGAAACCATTTTTGTGCTGGCTAATGGATACAAAGGTCTACGAGGAAGCTTAGAATTTTCAACGCTCGGAAATAGAGGGAACTTTGTAGCTGGAGTCTTTGATAAAGGCCAAGCTCAGGTAACTGAAATTGTAAACTGTCAGGATCCACTAGGTTTTAATATCTATATAGATAATGAACTTGTGAACATGGAAGAGTGTTCGGTAGATAGTTTTAAAAGAGTACTTAATATGAAGGAAGCTATCCTTTCTGCGGAATTAGTTGTAACTACTAAGTCAGGAAAAACAATAGAGATTAATTCGGAAAGATATGTGAGTAAACGTAATGTTCATAGATGGGCAAGTAAGTATGAAATAACACCTAAAAATTTTAGTGGGAAGGTATTTATAGAAAACTATATAGACGGCAGCATAACTAATAGTTCTAATGATGTTATGAATAGGACAAAGCACCTCGGTATAATACAAGCTTATGATATACGACCAGGTATAGCACTAGAAACAAGAACTATTGATAAGAAAATAGGAATAATAGAGCTTACTAGATTAATTGGAGAGAATTTAAAAGGTAATATCTTTAAAGCAAGGAGATACAGTCAGCTGGGAGAAAAGGTAGTAGAAGTATATGAAACCTTTATGAGAGCAGGAAATACTGAAACTATCTATAAGTATGGAACTACTTATACTGATAGAGATACTGATGAAAAACTCTATTACTCAGCCTTAGAAGAATTGAATAACTTTGTTCTAGAAGGTTATGAGACAGAAAAAACTAGTCATTCTGATGCTTGGGATGAAGTTTGGAAGGATATAGACATTCAAATACAAGGAGATGATAAAGCACAAGTTGGCATACGTTTTAATCTATTCCAGCTGGCAGCATCTGCTTATGAAGGTGATCAAAAGGTAAGTATAGCAGCAAAGGCATTACATGGAGAAGGTTATAAAGGACATGTGTTTTGGGATACTGAAGTATTTATGCTTCCATTTTTTATATATACTAGACCTAAAGCAGCAAAAGCGCTTTTGATGTATAGATATAATACTTTGGATGGAGCTAGAGAAAATGCAAGGTTAAGCGGCTATAAAGGAGCCAGATTCCCGTGGGAAGCGGCTGATGATGGCACAGAAGTTACACCAAAATGGGGATTTGATTATGAAGGCAATGCAGTAAGGATTTGGACTGGTGATGAAGAGTTCCACATAAATTCTGATATTGCTTTTGGGATAACTGAATATTTTAGAGTTACAGGAGATGAAGATTTTCTAATAAACTTTGGGGTTGAAATGCTTTTAGATACTGCAAAGTTTTGGGAAAGTAGAGTTGAGTACAATAAGGAAGAGGATAGATATGAGATAAACTCGGTCATAGGACCAGATGAATTCCATGAACATGTTAATAATAATGTTTTTACAAATTATCTTGCAAAATGGAATATTGATAAAGCTCTTTATTTTAAAGAATGGCTTAATGGAAAAGATGAGAATAAACTTAAGATTTTATGTAATCAGTTATGTGTAAATGAAGAAGATTTTGAAAAGTGGGTAGATATTTCAAGGAAGATATATATTCCTAAAAGTGAAGATGGGACTATTATAGAACAGTTTCAAGGTTTCTTTGATTTAGACTATCTCCCTATAACAGAATATGATCAAAATAGTATGCCAATTTGGCCAAAGGGAGTTAAGCTTGACAGACTGGGAGATACTCAACTAATTAAGCAAGCTGATGTGGTACAACTTATGCTTATGCTCCCAGAGGAATTTTCCTATGATATTAAGAAAGCAAACTATGAGTACTATGAAAAGAGAACTATGCACAAATCCTCATTAAGTCCATCAATGTATTCAATCTTAGGTCTTGCAGTTGGAGACACAAACAATGCATATAAGTATTTCATGAAAACAGTATATACAGACTTAGAGGATAATCAAGGTAATACTGACTTTGGATTGCATGGTGCTTCTACTGGAGGGTCATGGCAAAGCGTGGTTTTTGGTTTTGCAGGATTATCCATTGGACTGGATGGCAACTTAAAATTAAGACCTTGGATTCCAAGCAATTGGGACAAATTATGTTTTGGAGTTAATTGGAGAAATTCAAAGCTTCAGTTCTCCATATATCAAGATGTTGTTGAGGTATATTCTACTGGGGAAAATTCTATTTCAGTCAATGACAGAATATATAAAATATCTAAAAATTCGACAGTAGTTATTAAAAAGTAG
- a CDS encoding LacI family DNA-binding transcriptional regulator gives MQGKNITIRDVAKKAGVSISTVSRAFNKYEDISESTREHILKIAAELGYHPNIVAKSLSANRNYRMAIIVEDYMPDDYATYEIFMAFRSELSEQGYESIILSTTTDIQKVENLSKIPHEKQVDGVFILGLKMTDEYFKQLESFKYPCVLYDISIKNDLCSSVGVDNVKGAAKAVEHLIEQGHEKIAFINGHEDAQVSYERLDGYYLALARQGLLIDKNLVISGGFSFDGGKEAAVKLIGEHKEVTAIFCASDLMACGAMEGIKEMGLCIPEDIAVVGFDDINICEYVTPKLTTIRQERDKIGRTAALQLVEMINGKSPARSIIEPKLIVRESSVKIKK, from the coding sequence ATGCAAGGAAAGAATATTACAATTCGAGATGTAGCAAAGAAGGCAGGCGTTTCTATAAGTACTGTTTCTAGAGCTTTTAATAAATATGAAGATATAAGTGAAAGTACAAGAGAGCATATCCTTAAGATAGCAGCGGAGCTTGGATATCATCCTAATATAGTTGCTAAGAGTTTAAGTGCTAACAGAAATTATCGTATGGCTATTATAGTAGAGGATTACATGCCAGACGATTATGCAACTTATGAGATTTTTATGGCGTTTAGATCTGAGCTTTCTGAACAAGGATATGAATCAATAATTCTATCCACGACAACAGATATTCAAAAGGTGGAAAACTTAAGTAAGATACCTCATGAAAAGCAAGTGGATGGAGTATTTATATTGGGATTGAAGATGACTGATGAATACTTTAAACAATTAGAAAGTTTTAAGTATCCATGTGTTTTATACGATATTTCTATCAAAAATGATTTGTGCAGCTCCGTAGGTGTAGATAACGTAAAAGGTGCTGCGAAGGCAGTAGAACACTTAATAGAGCAAGGTCACGAAAAGATAGCATTTATTAATGGACATGAAGATGCTCAAGTAAGCTATGAAAGATTAGACGGCTATTACTTAGCATTAGCAAGACAGGGATTATTAATTGATAAAAACCTTGTTATTAGTGGCGGTTTTAGTTTTGATGGTGGAAAAGAAGCTGCAGTTAAACTAATCGGTGAGCATAAGGAGGTTACCGCTATATTTTGTGCTTCAGATTTAATGGCTTGTGGTGCGATGGAAGGAATTAAGGAAATGGGGCTCTGCATTCCGGAAGACATAGCTGTTGTTGGATTTGATGATATAAATATATGTGAATATGTAACGCCAAAGCTTACGACTATTAGACAAGAAAGAGATAAGATAGGAAGAACTGCAGCTTTGCAGTTAGTTGAAATGATAAATGGTAAATCACCAGCAAGAAGTATCATAGAGCCGAAATTAATAGTGAGGGAGTCGTCAGTTAAGATAAAAAAATGA
- a CDS encoding ABC transporter substrate-binding protein — protein MRKRLLSIVSAAVIVTGLFAGCGNSSKDNSSSESNKKITLKVGVWSSSPAETKLLDSQIAAFTKAHPNITLEKQVITGDYNQAMQTKIASKTEPDLFYLDVSLAQAYISKGALAPIDEYLDKEDLKDFSSNLLAGYQKDGKTYGLPKDTNVLALFYNKDMLSKAGVSVPTTWAELQDVAKKLTTDKVKGLALQDDVARWGVFANQSGSKIYDDGKLNITNEGTIKGLDFYTSFVKNGTGSDPKSLGAGWGGEAFYKEKAAMTFEGGWLIPAIAESAPNLKYGIALLPKGDNDGNYAFTVSYSMSKNTKNPKETAEAIKFLTGKEAQQMTAESGLAMPTRTSLGDVYVSKFPERKALVDGVANATVYTYGLEHAKVNDALTNACTEVRLGKSDAKTALEKVKTSIGQ, from the coding sequence ATGAGAAAAAGATTATTATCAATTGTATCAGCAGCTGTTATAGTAACAGGTTTATTTGCTGGATGTGGTAACAGCAGTAAAGATAACAGTTCAAGTGAATCTAATAAAAAAATTACACTTAAGGTAGGGGTTTGGAGTTCATCTCCAGCTGAAACAAAATTATTAGATAGTCAAATAGCAGCTTTTACAAAAGCTCATCCAAACATAACTTTAGAGAAGCAAGTAATAACTGGAGATTACAATCAGGCTATGCAGACAAAGATTGCATCTAAAACAGAACCAGATTTGTTTTATCTAGATGTATCTTTAGCTCAAGCATATATATCAAAAGGAGCGTTAGCACCTATAGATGAATACTTAGATAAAGAAGATCTAAAAGATTTTTCATCAAATCTTCTAGCTGGATACCAAAAGGACGGAAAAACATATGGTCTTCCAAAGGATACTAATGTTTTAGCGCTATTCTATAACAAAGATATGCTTTCAAAAGCAGGAGTTTCAGTGCCAACAACTTGGGCAGAGCTTCAAGATGTAGCAAAGAAACTTACAACTGATAAGGTAAAGGGATTAGCACTTCAAGATGATGTAGCTAGATGGGGAGTCTTCGCAAATCAATCAGGAAGCAAAATATATGATGACGGAAAATTAAATATAACTAATGAAGGAACTATAAAGGGACTTGATTTTTATACCTCCTTTGTTAAGAATGGTACAGGTTCTGATCCTAAATCCTTAGGCGCAGGCTGGGGAGGAGAGGCCTTCTATAAAGAAAAGGCTGCAATGACTTTCGAAGGTGGATGGTTAATTCCAGCTATTGCTGAATCAGCACCAAATCTAAAATATGGTATTGCTTTATTACCAAAAGGTGATAACGATGGAAACTATGCGTTCACAGTTTCTTACTCTATGAGTAAGAATACAAAGAATCCTAAGGAGACAGCAGAAGCAATTAAATTCTTAACAGGAAAAGAAGCTCAACAGATGACCGCTGAAAGTGGATTGGCTATGCCAACTAGAACTTCACTTGGAGATGTATACGTTTCAAAGTTCCCTGAGAGAAAGGCTTTAGTTGATGGAGTTGCTAATGCTACAGTTTATACTTATGGATTAGAACATGCTAAAGTAAATGATGCACTTACTAATGCTTGCACTGAAGTAAGACTTGGAAAATCAGATGCTAAAACTGCATTAGAAAAGGTAAAAACATCTATAGGACAATAG